From Macaca fascicularis isolate 582-1 chromosome 14, T2T-MFA8v1.1, a single genomic window includes:
- the LOC135966999 gene encoding pepsin A-1, with translation MKWLLLLGLVALSECIIYKVPLVRKKSLRRNLSEHGLLKDFLKKHNLNPASKYFPQAEAPTLIDEQPLENYLDVEYFGTIGIGTPAQDFTVIFDTGSSNLWVPSVYCSSLACTNHNLFNPQDSSTYQSTSGTLSITYGTGSMTGILGYDTVQVGGISDTNQIFGLSETEPGSFLYYAPFDGILGLAYPSISSSGATPVFDNIWDQGLVSQDLFSVYLSADDQSGSVVIFGGIDSSYYTGSLNWVPVSVEGYWQISVDSITMNGEAIACAEGCQAIVDTGTSLLTGPTSPIANIQSDIGASENSDGEMVVSCSAISSLPDIVFTINGIQYPVPPSAYILQSQGSCTSGFQGMDVPTESGELWILGDVFIRQYFTVFDRANNQVGLAPVA, from the exons ATgaagtggctgctgctgctgggtcTAGTGGCGCTCTCTGAGTGCATCATCTACAA GGTCCCCCTCGTCAGAAAGAAGTCCTTGAGGCGCAACCTGTCCGAGCATGGCCTGCTGAAGGACTTCCTGAAGAAGCACAACCTCAACCCAGCCAGCAAGTACTTCCCCCAGGCGGAGGCGCCCACCCTGATAGACGAACAGCCCCTGGAGAACTACCTGGAT GTGGAGTACTTCGGCACTATCGGCATCGGAACCCCTGCCCAGGATTTCACCGTGATCTTTGACACCGGATCCTCCAACCTGTGGGTGCCCTCAGTCTACTGCTCCAGTCTCGCGTGCA CCAACCACAACCTCTTCAACCCTCAGGATTCCTCCACCTACCAGTCCACCAGCGGGACACTCTCCATCACCTACGGCACCGGCAGCATGACAGGCATCCTCGGATACGACACTGTCCAG GTTGGAGGCATCTCGGACACCAATCAGATCTTCGGCTTGAGCGAGACCGAACCCGGCTCCTTCCTGTATTATGCTCCCTTCGACGGCATCCTGGGGCTGGCCTACCCCAGCATTTCCTCGTCCGGGGCCACACCCGTCTTTGACAACATCTGGGACCAGGGCCTGGTTTCTCAGGACCTCTTCTCTGTCTACCTGAGCGC TGATGACCAGAGTGGCAGCGTGGTGATATTTGGTGGCATTGACTCTTCTTACTACACTGGAAGTCTGAACTGGGTTCCTGTTTCTGTCGAGGGTTACTGGCAGATCTCCGTGGACAG CATCACCATGAACGGAGAGGCCATCGCCTGCGCTGAGGGCTGCCAGGCCATTGTTGACACCGGCACCTCTCTGCTGACCGGCCCAACCAGCCCCATTGCCAACATCCAGAGCGACATCGGAGCCAGCGAGAACTCAGACGGCGAG ATGGTGGTCAGCTGCTCAGCCATCAGCAGCCTGCCCGACATCGTCTTCACCATCAATGGAATCCAGTATCCTGTGCCACCCAGTGCCTACATCCTGCAG AGCCAGGGCAGCTGCACCAGCGGCTTCCAGGGCATGGACGTCCCCACCGAATCTGGAGAGCTTTGGATCCTGGGTGATGTCTTCATCCGCCAGTACTTCACTGTCTTCGACAGGGCAAACAACCAGGTCGGCCTGGCTCCCGTGGCTTAA